The Siniperca chuatsi isolate FFG_IHB_CAS linkage group LG9, ASM2008510v1, whole genome shotgun sequence genome includes a region encoding these proteins:
- the LOC122881039 gene encoding hepcidin-like, translated as MKTFSVAVAVAVVLTFICLQESSAVPVTEVQELEEPMSNDNPVAAHGEMSVESWKMPYNNRQKRGFQCRFCCGCCTPGVCGVCCRF; from the exons ATGAAGACATTCAGTGTTGCAGTTGCAGTGGCCGTCGTGCTCACCTTTATTTGCCTTCAGGAGAGCTCTGCTGTCCCAGTCACTGAA GTGCAAGAGCTGGAGGAGCCAATGAGCAATGACAATCCAGTTGCTGCACATGGAGAGATGTCAGTGGAATCCTGGAAG ATGCCGTATAACAACAGACAGAAGCGCGGCTTTCAGTGTCGCTTTTGCTGCGGCTGCTGCACCCCCGGCGTCTGTGGAGTGTGCTGCAGATTCTGA